DNA from Solirubrobacterales bacterium:
TCGGCGGCTTTGCCAAGGCGGCGTGGGTGGTGTTTGTGATCGTGGTGCCGTTCCTCGGTGTGCTGATCTATCTGATCGCCCAGCACGACGGAATGCGCGAGCGCAGCGTCAAGCAAGCGCAAGCTCAGCAGGCGGCCTTCGACGATTACGTACGCGAGACAGCCGGCGGGTCCGCCGCTGAGATTGCCAAGGCCAAGGAGCTGCTCGACGCGGGCACGATCTCCCAGGCCGAGTTCGACGCGATCAAGGCCAAAGCGGTCTCGTAGACATCTGGAGCCTTTAACGGCGAGCTGAAAGCCCGGAACGTGAAGCCGAAGCGGCGTCATCGCACGATCGTTTGGTCACTCATCGTGCT
Protein-coding regions in this window:
- a CDS encoding SHOCT domain-containing protein; this translates as MLVAADYPFLNILWTMIIFFAWVAWIWIAITVFVDVFRRHDIGGFAKAAWVVFVIVVPFLGVLIYLIAQHDGMRERSVKQAQAQQAAFDDYVRETAGGSAAEIAKAKELLDAGTISQAEFDAIKAKAVS